The following proteins come from a genomic window of Musa acuminata AAA Group cultivar baxijiao chromosome BXJ1-7, Cavendish_Baxijiao_AAA, whole genome shotgun sequence:
- the LOC135679081 gene encoding cytokinin riboside 5'-monophosphate phosphoribohydrolase LOG1-like isoform X1, whose translation MEAVKVGNSRFKRMCVFCGSSTGKRHCYQDAAVELGKELVARKVDLVYGGGSVGLMGLVSEAVHSGGGHVIGIIPRTLMSKEVITGETFGEVKPVASMHQRKAEMARHSDAFIALPGGYGTLEELLEVITWAQLGIHNKPVGLLNVDGYYNSLLAFIDKAVEDGFIQPYQRHIFVSAPNAKDLVQKLEEYVPVEDAVAAKLSWEMEQMGLNSTLHAEIARTASNSGKHQLYDESSSRCLRCALCGST comes from the exons ATGGAGGCGGTCAAGGTGGGAAATTCAAGGTTCAAGAGGATGTGCGTCTTCTGTGGGAGCAGCACAGGCAAGAGGCACTGTTACCAAGATGCTGCCGTGGAGCTCGGGAAGGAGCTG GTGGCGAGGAAGGTCGATCTGGTGTATGGAGGCGGCAGCGTGGGGCTGATGGGTCTCGTCTCTGAAGCTGTTCATTCTGGTGGCGGCCATGTCATCGG GATCATCCCGAGGACACTGATGTCCAAGGAGGTC ATTACAGGGGAGACGTTCGGGGAGGTGAAGCCGGTGGCCAGCATGCACCAGCGCAAGGCCGAAATGGCCCGCCACTCCGACGCCTTCATCGCCCTGCCCG GTGGGTATGGAACCCTGGAGGAGCTGCTGGAGGTCATCACCTGGGCGCAGCTCGGCATCCACAACAAGCCT GTGGGATTGCTCAACGTGGATGGTTACTACAACTCCCTGCTCGCCTTCATCGACAAGGCCGTGGAGGATGGCTTCATCCAGCCATATCAGCGCCACATCTTCGTCTCCGCCCCCAACGCCAAGGACCTCGTCCAAAAGCTCGAG GAATACGTACCCGTGGAGGACGCCGTAGCCGCCAAACTCAGCTGGGAGATGGAGCAGATGGGACTAAACTCCACCCTGCACGCCGAGATCGCTCG TACTGCTTCTAACTCAGGAAAACATCAGCTTTATGATGAATCGTCTTCTCGATGTCTTCGCTGTGCTCTGTGTGGGTCAACGTAG
- the LOC135679081 gene encoding cytokinin riboside 5'-monophosphate phosphoribohydrolase LOG1-like isoform X2, whose translation MEAVKVGNSRFKRMCVFCGSSTGKRHCYQDAAVELGKELVARKVDLVYGGGSVGLMGLVSEAVHSGGGHVIGIIPRTLMSKEITGETFGEVKPVASMHQRKAEMARHSDAFIALPGGYGTLEELLEVITWAQLGIHNKPVGLLNVDGYYNSLLAFIDKAVEDGFIQPYQRHIFVSAPNAKDLVQKLEEYVPVEDAVAAKLSWEMEQMGLNSTLHAEIARTASNSGKHQLYDESSSRCLRCALCGST comes from the exons ATGGAGGCGGTCAAGGTGGGAAATTCAAGGTTCAAGAGGATGTGCGTCTTCTGTGGGAGCAGCACAGGCAAGAGGCACTGTTACCAAGATGCTGCCGTGGAGCTCGGGAAGGAGCTG GTGGCGAGGAAGGTCGATCTGGTGTATGGAGGCGGCAGCGTGGGGCTGATGGGTCTCGTCTCTGAAGCTGTTCATTCTGGTGGCGGCCATGTCATCGG GATCATCCCGAGGACACTGATGTCCAAGGAG ATTACAGGGGAGACGTTCGGGGAGGTGAAGCCGGTGGCCAGCATGCACCAGCGCAAGGCCGAAATGGCCCGCCACTCCGACGCCTTCATCGCCCTGCCCG GTGGGTATGGAACCCTGGAGGAGCTGCTGGAGGTCATCACCTGGGCGCAGCTCGGCATCCACAACAAGCCT GTGGGATTGCTCAACGTGGATGGTTACTACAACTCCCTGCTCGCCTTCATCGACAAGGCCGTGGAGGATGGCTTCATCCAGCCATATCAGCGCCACATCTTCGTCTCCGCCCCCAACGCCAAGGACCTCGTCCAAAAGCTCGAG GAATACGTACCCGTGGAGGACGCCGTAGCCGCCAAACTCAGCTGGGAGATGGAGCAGATGGGACTAAACTCCACCCTGCACGCCGAGATCGCTCG TACTGCTTCTAACTCAGGAAAACATCAGCTTTATGATGAATCGTCTTCTCGATGTCTTCGCTGTGCTCTGTGTGGGTCAACGTAG
- the LOC135679081 gene encoding cytokinin riboside 5'-monophosphate phosphoribohydrolase LOG5-like isoform X3, whose protein sequence is MEAVKVGNSRFKRMCVFCGSSTGKRHCYQDAAVELGKELVARKVDLVYGGGSVGLMGLVSEAVHSGGGHVIGIIPRTLMSKEVITGETFGEVKPVASMHQRKAEMARHSDAFIALPGGYGTLEELLEVITWAQLGIHNKPVGLLNVDGYYNSLLAFIDKAVEDGFIQPYQRHIFVSAPNAKDLVQKLEVGLYVSFPTPLRPRS, encoded by the exons ATGGAGGCGGTCAAGGTGGGAAATTCAAGGTTCAAGAGGATGTGCGTCTTCTGTGGGAGCAGCACAGGCAAGAGGCACTGTTACCAAGATGCTGCCGTGGAGCTCGGGAAGGAGCTG GTGGCGAGGAAGGTCGATCTGGTGTATGGAGGCGGCAGCGTGGGGCTGATGGGTCTCGTCTCTGAAGCTGTTCATTCTGGTGGCGGCCATGTCATCGG GATCATCCCGAGGACACTGATGTCCAAGGAGGTC ATTACAGGGGAGACGTTCGGGGAGGTGAAGCCGGTGGCCAGCATGCACCAGCGCAAGGCCGAAATGGCCCGCCACTCCGACGCCTTCATCGCCCTGCCCG GTGGGTATGGAACCCTGGAGGAGCTGCTGGAGGTCATCACCTGGGCGCAGCTCGGCATCCACAACAAGCCT GTGGGATTGCTCAACGTGGATGGTTACTACAACTCCCTGCTCGCCTTCATCGACAAGGCCGTGGAGGATGGCTTCATCCAGCCATATCAGCGCCACATCTTCGTCTCCGCCCCCAACGCCAAGGACCTCGTCCAAAAGCTCGAG GTGGGTCTGTATGTCTCATTCCCTACTCCTTTACGTCCTCGATCTTGA